In the Theobroma cacao cultivar B97-61/B2 chromosome 1, Criollo_cocoa_genome_V2, whole genome shotgun sequence genome, one interval contains:
- the LOC18613638 gene encoding cellulose synthase-like protein D5, with protein sequence MVKTAASPTSSPVTITVSSGGKETGSRSMGLTSPVPRASIANNPNSPSPLGSRGNRRASSGGRYCSMSKDEPIEEINSEFVSYTVHIPPTPDHQSISASQTSLSEDGKDGLKLKPERSFISGTIFTGGFNSVTRGHVIDCSLERPETVKSGLVCGMKGCDEKAIQGKCECGFKICRDCYLDCVGSGGGHCPGCKEPYKDVSDGDDDEDEVRSEAEDQALPLPSMADFKLDKRLSLVKSFKGQNHSPDFDHTRWLFETKGTYGYGNAVWPKDGYGVGSGANGFEHPPDFGERSKRPLTRKVGVSAAILSPYRLIIILRLVALGFFLTWRIRHPNRDAMWLWGMSITCELWFAFSWLLDQLPKLCPVNRLTDLSVLKERFESPNLRNPKGRSDLPGIDVFVSTADPEKEPPLVTANTILSILAVDYPVEKLACYLSDDGGSLLTFEALAETASFARIWVPFCRKHNIEPRNPEAYFGQKRDFLKNKVRLDFVRERRRVKREYDEFKVRINSLPESIRRRSDAYNAHEELRAKKKQMEMGGNLSDPMKLPKATWMSDGSHWPGTWASAEPDHSKGDHAGIIQAMLAPPNAEPVYGSEADGDNLIDTTEVDTRLPMLVYVSREKRPGYDHNKKAGAMNALVRTSAIMSNGPFILNLDCDHYIYNSLALREGMCFMLDRGGDRICYVQFPQRFEGIDPNDRYANHNTVFFDVSMRALDGLQGPMYVGTGCVFRRTALYGFSPPRATEHHGWFGRRKIKLFLRKPKVTKKAEDEIVLPINGEHNDDDDADIESLLLPKRFGNSTSLAASIPVAEYQGRLLQDLQGKGNQGRPAGSLAVPREPLDAATVAEAISVISCFYEDRTEWGKRVGWIYGSVTEDVVTGYRMHNRGWRSVYCVTKRDAFRGTAPINLTDRLHQVLRWATGSVEIFFSRNNALFASRRMKFLQRIAYFNVGMYPFTSMFLLVYCILPAVSLFSGQFIVQSLSVTFLIFLLTITITLCLLAILEIKWSGITLHDWWRNEQFWLIGGTSAHPAAVLQGLLKVIAGVDISFTLTSKSATPDDGDDEFAELYVVKWSFLMVPPVTIMMVNSIAIAVGVARTMYSPFPQWSKLFGGVFFSFWVLSHLYPFAKGLMGRRGKVPTIVFVWSGLLSIIISLLWVYISPPSGRQDYMKFQFP encoded by the exons atGGTGAAAACGGCCGCTTCTCCAACTTCTTCGCCGGTGACGATAACGGTTTCGTCAGGAGGCAAAGAAACTGGGAGTAGAAGCATGGGCTTGACTAGCCCAGTTCCACGTGCTTCAATTGCGAACAACCCAAATTCGCCTAGTCCTCTCGGTAGTAGAGGAAATAGAAGGGCTTCAAGTGGAGGAAGATATTGTTCGATGTCGAAAGATGAACCCATTGAAGAGATAAATTCAGAATTCGTTAGCTACACTGTCCACATACCTCCAACTCCTGATCACCAATCCATCTCAGCCTCTCAAACAAGCCTTAGTGAAGATGGAAAAGATGGGCTGAAGCTGAAGCCTGAGAGGAGTTTCATTTCGGGTACTATTTTCACAGGAGGGTTCAATTCGGTCACTCGTGGCCATGTCATTGATTGTTCCTTGGAAAGACCTGAGACAGTGAAATCGGGCTTGGTTTGTGGAATGAAAGGGTGTGATGAGAAAGCAATTCAAGGAAAATGTGAATGTGGGTTTAAAATTTGTAGAGACTGTTACTTGGATTGTGTGGGGAGTGGTGGAGGTCATTGTCCTGGGTGTAAAGAGCCTTACAAGGATGTTAgtgatggtgatgatgatgaagatgaggTTAGGTCTGAAGCAGAAGATCAGGCTTTGCCTTTGCCTTCAATGGCTGATTTCAAGTTGGATAAAAGGCTTTCACTTGTGAAATCATTTAAAGGGCAGAATCATTCACCTGATTTTGATCACACGAGGTGGTTGTTTGAGACTAAAGGGACTTACGGGTATGGAAATGCGGTGTGGCCTAAAGATGGATATGGGGTTGGATCAGGTGCTAATGGGTTCGAGCATCCACCTGATTTTGGAGAGAGAAGTAAGAGGCCTTTGACTAGGAAGGTTGGAGTTTCTGCAGCAATTCTCAGTCCATACAG ACTGATTATTATACTACGTCTTGTTGCCCTGGGTTTCTTTCTTACATGGAGAATTAGGCACCCTAACCGTGATGCAATGTGGCTATGGGGAATGTCCATAACCTGTGAGCTCTGGTTTGCCTTTTCATGGCTTCTAGATCAGCTTCCTAAGCTCTGTCCTGTAAACAGATTAACTGACCTCTCTGTTCTGAAGGAGCGTTTTGAGTCTCCAAACCTTCGTAACCCAAAAGGAAGATCAGACCTTCCAGGTATTGATGTTTTTGTTTCCACGGCTGACCCTGAAAAGGAACCCCCTCTGGTCACAGCAAACACCATCCTTTCAATCCTAGCTGTTGACTATCCAGTAGAAAAGCTTGCTTGTTATCTCTCAGATGATGGTGGATCTCTTCTGACATTTGAAGCTTTAGCTGAGACTGCTAGCTTCGCCAGAATTTGGGTTCCTTTTTGCCGGAAACATAATATAGAACCTCGAAATCCTGAGGCATATTTTGGACAGAAGCGTGATTTTCTGAAGAACAAAGTGAGGCTTGATTTCGTTAGGGAGAGAAGGAGGGTGAAGAGAGAATATGATGAATTTAAGGTGAGGATTAACTCATTGCCTGAGTCGATTAGGAGGAGATCAGACGCTTACAATGCCCATGAAGAGCTTCGAGCTAAAAAGAAACAGATGGAAATGGGAGGCAATCTTTCAGACCCTATGAAACTTCCCAAGGCCACTTGGATGTCAGACGGTTCTCACTGGCCTGGAACTTGGGCTTCTGCAGAGCCAGACCATTCAAAGGGAGATCATGCTGGGATTATTCAG GCAATGCTCGCCCCACCAAATGCAGAACCAGTTTATGGTTCAGAAGCAGATGGAGATAACTTGATTGACACAACAGAAGTTGATACAAGGTTGCCTATGCTCGTTTATGTGTCTCGTGAAAAAAGGCCAGGTTATGATCACAACAAGAAAGCAGGAGCCATGAATGCGCTGGTTCGAACCAGTGCTATAATGTCAAATGGGCCATTCATCCTCAATCTTGACTGTGATCACTACATTTACAATTCTTTGGCTCTAAGGGAAGGTATGTGCTTTATGCTTGATAGAGGTGGTGACAGGATCTGTTATGTTCAATTCCCACAAAGGTTTGAGGGGATTGACCCAAATGACCGATATGCAAATCATAATACCGTGTTCTTTGATGTGAGCATGAGAGCTCTTGATGGGTTGCAAGGTCCAATGTATGTGGGCACAGGCTGCGTTTTCAGGAGAACTGCTCTCTACGGGTTTAGTCCTCCTAGAGCCACTGAACATCATGGGTGGTTTGGTAGAaggaaaatcaaattatttttaaggAAACCCAAGGTGACAAAGAAAGCAGAAGATGAGATAGTATTGCCTATTAATGGGGAacacaatgatgatgatgatgcagaTATTGAATCTTTGCTTCTTCCGAAAAGGTTTGGAAACTCTACTTCTCTTGCTGCATCAATCCCAGTTGCTGAATACCAAGGAAGGCTGCTTCAGGATTTGCAAGGAAAGGGAAACCAAGGCAGGCCAGCAGGTTCTCTTGCAGTTCCACGTGAGCCTTTAGATGCTGCAACTGTTGCAGAGGCAATAAGTGTTATCTCTTGCTTCTATGAGGATAGAACTGAGTGGGGAAAACGAGTAGGATGGATATATGGTTCTGTCACAGAAGATGTGGTGACTGGTTATAGAATGCACAATCGTGGTTGGAGATCAGTCTACTGTGTAACCAAGAGGGATGCATTCCGAGGGACTGCTCCAATCAATTTAACAGACAGGCTGCACCAAGTTCTTCGCTGGGCAACTGGTTCTGTTGAGATATTCTTCTCGAGGAACAATGCACTATTTGCTAGTCGTCGAATGAAATTCTTGCAAAGAATAGCATATTTCAATGTGGGAATGTACCCTTTCACCTCTATGTTTCTCCTAGTCTACTGCATTCTACCTGCAGTTTCTCTATTCTCCGGGCAGTTCATAGTGCAATCTCTCAGCGTGACCTTCCTGATATTCTTGTTGACCATCACAATCACATTATGCCTGCTTGCTATCCTTGAAATCAAATGGTCAGGAATCACTCTTCATGATTGGTGGCGAAATGAACAGTTTTGGTTGATTGGTGGAACCAGTGCCCATCCTGCAGCTGTGCTACAAGGACTCTTAAAGGTTATAGCAGGAGTTGACATCTCCTTTACATTAACTTCTAAATCAGCCACCCCAGATGATGGAGATGATGAATTTGCCGAGCTATATGTTGTAAAATGGAGCTTCCTAATGGTTCCTCCGGTCACAATAATGATGGTAAACTCGATTGCAATCGCAGTGGGTGTAGCAAGAACCATGTACAGCCCCTTTCCACAGTGGAGCAAGCTTTTTGGAGGGGTGTTCTTCAGCTTCTGGGTCCTGAGCCATCTCTATCCATTTGCAAAGGGTTTGATGGGAAGGAGGGGAAAAGTTCCAACCATTGTTTTTGTGTGGTCTGGCTTGCTCTCCATCATTATTTCCTTGCTTTGGGTGTACATAAGTCCTCCATCTGGAAGGCAGGATTACATGAAGTTCCAGTTTCCTTGA
- the LOC18613640 gene encoding probable galacturonosyltransferase-like 7, whose product MLWIMRFSGFFSAAMVMIVLSPSLQSFPPAEAIRSSHLDSYLRLPSYQLSTSPHSLEDRFSFRKASEFRNADECGFTGHKITGVCDPSLVHVAITLDVEYLRGSIAAVHSILQHSLCPENIFFHFLVSETNLETLVRSTFPQLKFKVYYFDPEIVRNLISSSVRQALEQPLNYARNYLADLLEPCVRRVIYLDSDLVVVDDISKLWSTNLGSRTIGAPEYCHANFTKYFTGGFWSDQRLSGTFNGRKPCYFNTGVMVIDLVKWRRVGYTKRIERWMEIQKSDRIYELGSLPPFLLVFAGRVAPIEHRWNQHGLGGDNVRGSCRDLHPGPVSLLHWSGSGKPWLRLDSKKPCPLDALWAPYDLYGHSE is encoded by the coding sequence ATGCTTTGGATAATGCGATTTTCAGGGTTCTTTTCCGCTGCAATGGTGATGATTGTTCTTTCTCCTTCACTCCAGTCATTTCCTCCAGCTGAAGCCATTAGATCCTCTCACCTCGACAGCTACCTCCGGTTACCGTCATATCAGTTGTCCACTTCACCACACTCACTGGAGGACCGCTTCTCTTTTCGAAAAGCCTCCGAATTTCGCAATGCGGATGAATGTGGCTTCACCGGCCACAAAATCACCGGCGTTTGCGATCCTTCTTTAGTCCATGTGGCTATTACGCTCGATGTCGAGTACCTCCGTGGCTCAATCGCCGCCGTGCACTCCATTCTCCAGCATTCTTTGTGTCCGGAGaacattttcttccatttcCTTGTCTCAGAGACCAATCTGGAAACCCTGGTTCGATCCACGTTCCCTCAATTGAAGTTCAAGGTTTATTATTTCGATCCTGAGATTGTACGGAACTTAATATCTTCTTCCGTTAGGCAAGCGCTTGAACAGCCGTTAAATTATGCTAGAAATTACTTAGCCGATCTGCTGGAGCCGTGCGTACGGAGAGTGATTTATTTGGACTCTGATCTAGTCGTTGTTGACGATATCTCTAAGCTGTGGAGTACCAACTTGGGTTCACGAACAATCGGGGCACCGGAATACTGCCACGCCAACTTCACAAAATATTTCACGGGCGGTTTCTGGTCGGACCAACGGCTTTCGGGGACGTTCAATGGTAGGAAGCCGTGCTATTTTAACACGGGGGTGATGGTGATAGATCTGGTTAAGTGGAGGCGGGTCGGGTACACGAAGCGGATCGAGAGGTGGATGGAGATCCAGAAAAGTGACCGGATCTACGAGCTTGGCTCGTTGCCGCCGttcttgttggtttttgcGGGACGCGTGGCACCCATCGAGCATAGATGGAACCAGCATGGGCTGGGTGGGGACAATGTGAGGGGAAGTTGTCGGGACTTGCACCCCGGTCCAGTTAGCCTCTTGCATTGGTCCGGTAGCGGTAAGCCGTGGCTTAGACTGGATTCGAAAAAGCCGTGTCCACTCGACGCTTTATGGGCGCCTTATGACTTGTACGGACACTCAGAATGA
- the LOC18613641 gene encoding uncharacterized protein LOC18613641: MEGISATMYKGLRGYWKRRGYVKLNGSGRRTRRNRVELGSTRRRRFWRIRVKAKLRIPSPKKFFVWLRDAYVKMMLGFANSRMINTGYGGAIGDGIAAFGKGPMKEYDEKVIVEIYKSLVMGQGQLVPREAGKLSSAIICQR; encoded by the coding sequence ATGGAAGGTATTTCTGCGACCATGTACAAGGGATTGAGAGGGTACTGGAAGAGGAGAGGCTACGTCAAGCTCAATGGTTCGGGACGACGGACACGGCGGAACAGGGTGGAGCTTGGTTCCACGCGGCGGAGGAGGTTCTGGAGGATCAGGGTCAAGGCGAAGCTGAGGATACCTTCACCCAAGAAATTCTTTGTTTGGCTACGTGATGCCTACGTGAAGATGATGCTGGGGTTCGCCAACTCCAGGATGATTAATACTGGCTACGGAGGAGCCATAGGTGATGGGATTGCTGCCTTCGGGAAGGGTCCGATGAAAGAGTATGATGAGAAAGTGATCGTTGAGATCTACAAATCCTTGGTGATGGGGCAAGGTCAGCTGGTGCCTAGGGAGGCAGGGAAGCTTAGCTCTGCAATTATTTGTCAACggtaa
- the LOC18613644 gene encoding histone H1: MAKATVASTKKGTKTSNASPASLHPPYLEMICEAISTLKDRTGSSQPAIAKFIEDKYNKMLPSNFKKLLSVQLKKFVKSEKLVKVKNSYKISSTEKLKLAIKETQKKKGTAKNKASTSQKAANKVSVKSVKTKRLSPVKTPDALKKAKKKVKKPVSGLKLKRLSQVKTPEGLKKDLKSGDKARVVKKAKKTEK; encoded by the exons ATGGCAAAAGCAACAGTTGCTTCTACAAAGAAGGGAACCAAAACCTCCAATGCTTCCCCTGCCTCTCTCCATCCTCCTTACCTTGAG ATGATTTGTGAAGCAATATCGACGCTCAAGGACCGGACAGGGTCAAGCCAGCCCGCGATAGCCAAGTTCATCGAGGACAAGTACAACAAAATGCTGCCCTCGAATTTCAAGAAACTGCTATCTGTTCAGTTGAAGAAGTTCGTGAAATCCGAGAAGCTTGTGAAGGTCAAGAATTCCTACAAGATTTCTTCAACGGAAAAGCTGAAGTTGGCGATCAAAGAGACccagaaaaagaaaggtaCTGCTAAGAACAAGGCCTCAACATCCCAAAAGGCTGCAAACAAGGTATCTGTAAAAAGCGTCAAGACCAAGAGGCTGAGTCCAGTTAAGACCCCAGACGCTCTCAAGAAAGCTAAAAAGAAGGTGAAGAAGCCGGTTTCGGGCTTGAAATTGAAGCGTTTGAGTCAGGTTAAGACACCTGAGGGATTGAAGAAGGATTTGAAGTCTGGGGATAAGGCGAGGGTGGTAAAGAAGGCAAAGAAGACTGAGAAGTGA
- the LOC18613645 gene encoding leucine-rich repeat extensin-like protein 3: MAMVYPMQTLLAGFTLLLAFPFATSTTVTTTSKEEIKCNLCTPEVPRPPPPRIECPPPPVPLSPPPPSPPPPSLPPPPPACPTCPPPCSGCPPPPCNACQIPQGPPPPQPRDQPGVMGGAVYSPTNEAVPYFPYGFQNPPLSQSAASSNRLKLKLVASIIFLLL, encoded by the coding sequence ATGGCAATGGTGTATCCCATGCAAACGCTACTCGCTGGTTTCACTTTACTTCTCGCGTTCCCTTTCGCCACATCAACAACTGTAACAACAACAtccaaagaagaaataaaatgcaATTTGTGCACACCGGAAGTTCCACGGCCACCACCCCCTAGGATTGAGTGCCCACCACCGCCTGTTCCGCTTTCTCCTCCACCGCCATCACCGCCACCGCCATCACTGCCACCACCTCCGCCAGCGTGCCCCACATGCCCTCCACCGTGCTCTGGATGCCCTCCACCACCTTGCAATGCATGTCAGATACCGCAGGGGCCTCCTCCTCCGCAGCCTAGGGACCAGCCTGGAGTGATGGGAGGTGCGGTTTATTCGCCAACGAACGAAGCGGTTCCTTACTTCCCATATGGCTTTCAGAACCCTCCACTTTCCCAGTCGGCTGCTAGCTCCAACCGTTTGAAACTGAAGCTCGTAGCTTCTATCATTTTTCTATTGCTTTAG